A region of Equus przewalskii isolate Varuska chromosome 29, EquPr2, whole genome shotgun sequence DNA encodes the following proteins:
- the TCF20 gene encoding transcription factor 20 isoform X3, with the protein MLEGCWPAAVLLNSMQSFREQSSYHGNQQSYPQEVHSSSRIEEFSPRQAQMFQNFGGAGGGSGGSGGSSGGGRRGAAAAAAAMASETSGHQGYQGFRKEAGDFYYMAGNKDPVATGTPQPPQRRPSGPVQSYGPPQGSSFGNQYGSEGHVGQFQAQHSALGGVSHYQQDYTGPFSPGSAQYQQQASSQQQQQQVQQLRQQLYQSHQPLPQATGQPASGSSHLQPMQRPSTLPSSATGYQLRVGQFGQHYQSSAASSSSSSFPSPQRFSQSGQSYDGSYSVNAGSQYEGHNVGSNAQAYGTQSNYSYQPQSLKNFEQAKIPQGTQQGQQQQQQQQQQQQQQQQQQQQQQQQQQQQQQQQQQQQHPPQHVMQYSNTATKLPLQSQVGQYSQPEVPVRSPMQFHQNFSPISNPSPAASVVQSPSCSSTPSPLMQSGENLQCGQGNVPVGSRNRILQLMPQLSPTPSMMPSPNSHAAGFKGFGLEGVPEKRLTDPGLSSLSALSTQVANLPNTVQHMLLSDALTPQKKTSKRPSSSSKKADSCTNSEGSSQPEEQLKSPMAESLDGGCSSSSEDQGERVRQLSGQSTSSDTTYKGGASEKAGSSPAQGAQNEAPRLSASPAAREEAASPGAKDASLSSEGNPKVNEKTVGVIVSREAMTSRVEKPSGQDKGSQEDDPTATQRPPSTGGAKETSHTSLPQPDPPGGGSKGNKNGDNSNHNGDGNGQSGHSAVGPGFIGRTEPSKSPGSLRYSYKDSFGSAMPRNVSGFPQYPTGQDKGDFSGHGERKGRNEKFPSLLQEVLQGYHHHPDRRYSRSAQEHQGMAGSLEGATRPNVLVSQTNELASRGLLNKSIGSLLENPHWGPWERKSSNTAPEMKQINLADYPIPRKFEIEPQSSAHEPGGSLSERRSVICDISPLRQIVRDPAAHSLGHMGTDTRLGRNERLNPSLSQSVILPGGLVSMETKLKSQSGQIKEEDFEQSKSQASFNNKKSGDHCHTSIKHESYRGNASPGAAAHDSISDYGPQDSRPTPMRRVPGRVGGREGMRGRSPSQYHDFSEKLKMSPGRSRGPGGDPHHMNPHMTFSERANRSSLHAPFSPNSESLASAYHTNTRAHAYGDPSAGLNSQLHYKRQMYQQQQEEYKDWGSSSAQGVIAAAQHRQEGPRKSPRQQQFLDRVRSPLKNDKDGMMYGPPMGTYHDPSGQEGGRCLMSSDGLSNKGIELKHGSQKLQQESCWDLSRQTSPAKSSGPPGMSSQKRYGPPLETDGHGLAESTQSSKPSNVMLRLPGQEDHSSQNPLIMRRRVRSFISPIPSKRHSQDVKNSNPEDKGRLLHPSKEGADKAFNSYAHLSHSQDIKSLPKRESSKDLPSPDSRNCPAVTLTSPAKTKILPPRKGRGLKLEAIVQKITSPNIRRSASSNSAEAGGDTVTLDDILSLKSGPPEGGGGTVQDAEMEKRKGEVVSDLVCPKNQELNVEKPLARSSEEWRGSGDDKVKTETHPDAITGGKESSGAMTSATSQKPGSNQGRPDGSLGGAAPLIFPDSKNVPPAGVLVSEAKANPKAEEKENDTVTISPKQEGFPPKGYFPSGKKKGRPIGSVNKQKKQQQPPPPPPQPPQIPEGSADGEPKPKKQRQRRERRKPGAQPRKRKTKQAVPIVEPQEPEIKLKYATQPLDKTDAKNKSFFPYIHVVNKCELGAVCTIINAEEEEQTKLVRGRKGPRSLTPPPSSTESKVLPASSFMLQGPVVTESSVMGHLVCCLCGKWASYRNMGDLFGPFYPQDYAATLPKNPPPKRAMEMQSKVKVRHKSASNGSKTDTEEEEEQQQQQKEQRSLAAHPRFKRRHRSEDCGGGPRSLSRGLPCKKATTEGSSEKTVLDSKPSVPTTSEGGPELELQIPELPLDSNEFWVHEGCILWANGIYLVCGRLYGLQEALEIAREMKCSHCQEAGATLGCYNKGCSFRYHYPCAIDADCLLHEENFSVRCPKHKVRLWR; encoded by the coding sequence GAGGGCTGTTGGCCTGCTGCTGTGCTGCTGAACAGTATGCAGTCCTTTCGGGAGCAAAGCAGTTACCACGGAAACCAGCAGAGCTACCCACAGGAGGTACACAGCTCATCCCGGATAGAAGAGTTCAGCCCTCGTCAGGCCCAGATGTTCCAGAATTTTGGGGGTGcaggtggtggtagtggtggcagtggtggcagcagtggtggtggACGGCgaggagcagcagctgctgcagcaGCCATGGCTAGTGAAACCTCTGGCCATCAGGGCTACCAGGGTTTTAGGAAGGAGGCTGGAGACTTCTACTACATGGCAGGCAACAAAGACCCCGTGGCAACAGGAACCCCGCAGCCTCCTCAGCGAAGGCCTTCTGGGCCTGTGCAGAGCTATGGACCCCCCCAGGGGAGCAGCTTTGGCAATCAGTATGGGAGTGAGGGTCACGTGGGCCAGTTTCAAGCACAGCACTCTGCCCTTGGTGGTGTGTCTCATTATCAGCAGGATTACACGGGGCCTTTCTCTCCAGGGAGTGCTCAGTACCAACAgcaggcctccagccaacagcagcagcagcaagtaCAGCAGTTGAGACAACAGCTTTACCAGTCCCATCAGCCTCTGCCACAAGCCACTGGCCAGCCAGCATCCGGCTCTTCCCATCTGCAACCAATGCAGCGGCCCTCGACTCTACCATCCTCTGCTACTGGTTACCAGTTAAGAGTAGGTCAGTTTGGCCAACACTACCAGTCTTCTgccgcctcctcttcctcctcctccttcccttcaccACAGCGTTTCAGCCAGTCTGGGCAGAGCTATGATGGCAGTTACAGTGTGAATGCTGGATCCCAGTATGAAGGACATAATGTGGGTTCTAATGCACAGGCTTATGGAACACAGTCAAATTATAGCTATCAGCCTCAATCCTTGAAAAATTTTGAACAAGCAAAGATTCCACAAGGGacccagcaggggcagcagcagcagcagcaacaacaacaacaacaacaacaacaacaacaacagcaacagcagcagcagcaacaacaacagcagcagcagcagcagcagcagcagcagcagcaccctcCTCAGCATGTGATGCAGTACAGCAACACTGCCACCAAACTGCCCCTGCAAAGCCAGGTGGGGCAGTACAGCCAGCCCGAGGTTCCTGTGAGGTCCCCCATGCAGTTTCACCAGAACTTCAGCCCCATTTCTAACCCTTCCCCAGCTGCCTCTGTGGTTCAGTCTCCAAGCTGTAGCTCTACCCCATCTCCTCTTATGCAGAGTGGGGAGAATCTCCAGTGTGGGCAAGGCAATGTGCCCGTGGGTTCCAGAAACAGAATTTTACAGTTAATGCCTCAACTCAGCCCAACGCCATCAATGATGCCCAGTCCTAATTCTCATGCTGCAGGCTTCAAAGGGTTTGGACTAGAAGGAGTGCCAGAAAAGCGACTGACAGATCCTGGGTTGAGTAGTTTGAGTGCCCTGAGTACTCAAGTGGCCAATCTTCCTAATACTGTCCAGCACATGCTACTTTCTGATGCCCTGACACCTCAGAAGAAGACCTCTAAGAGGCCCTCCTCATCCTCTAAGAAAGCAGACAGCTGCACAAACTCCGAAGGCTCCTCACAGCCTGAAGAACAGCTGAAGTCCCCCATGGCAGAGTCACTGGATGGAGGCTGCTCCAGCAGTTCTGAAGACCAAGGCGAGAGAGTGAGGCAGCTAAGTGGCCAGAGCACCAGCTCTGACACCACCTACAAGGGTGGAGCCTCCGAGAAAGCTGGCTCCTCACCAGCACAAGGCGCTCAGAATGAAGCCCCCAGACTCAGTGCCAGTCCTGCAGCCAGAGAAGAGGCTGCCTCGCCTGGTGCTAAGGATGCATCATTGTCATCTGAGGGCAACCCAAAAGTCAATGAGAAGACAGTTGGGGTGATTGTCTCCCGGGAAGCCATGACAAGTCGAGTAGAAAAGCCCAGTGGACAAGATAAAGGCTCCCAGGAGGATGATCCTACAGCCACTCAAAGGCCACCCAGCACTGGCGGAGCAAAGGAAACCAGTCACACATCACTTCCCCAGCCAGACCCTCCGGGAGGAGGgagcaaaggaaacaagaatgGAGATAACTCCAACCACAATGGAGATGGCAATGGCCAGAGCGGGCACTCCGCAGTGGGCCCTGGTTTTATAGGCAGAACTGAGCCTAGCAAATCTCCTGGAAGCCTACGCTATAGTTACAAAGATAGTTTTGGGTCAGCCATGCCAAGAAATGTCAGTGGCTTTCCTCAGTACCCTACAGGACAAGATAAGGGGGATTTCAGTGGCCACGGGGAGCGAAAGGGTAGAAATGAGAAGTTccccagcctcctgcaggaagTGCTTCAGGGTTACCACCACCACCCTGACAGGAGATACTCTAGGAGTGCTCAGGAGCATCAGGGCATGGCGGGGAGCCTAGAAGGAGCCACGAGGCCTAATGTCTTAGTTAGTCAAACCAATGAATTAGCTAGCAGGGGCCTTTTGAACAAAAGCATTGGGTCCCTATTAGAAAACCCCCACTGGGGCCCTTGGGAAAGGAAATCAAGCAACACGGCTCCTGAAATGAAACAGATCAATTTGGCTGACTATCCAATTCCCAGAAAGTTTGAAATAGAGCCTCAGTCATCAGCCCATGAGCCCGGGGGTTCCCTCTCTGAAAGAAGATCAGTGATCTGTGATATTTCTCCACTAAGACAGATTGTCAGGGACCCGGCAGCTCACTCATTGGGACACATGGGCACTGATACCAGACTTGGGAGGAATGAACGTCTCAATCCAAGTTTAAGTCAGTCGGTCATTCTTCCAGGTGGGTTGGTGTCCATGGAAACAAAGCTGAAATCCCAGAGTGGGCAGATAAAAGAAGAAGACTTTGAACAATCCAAATCCCAAGCTAGTTTCAACAACAAGAAATCTGGAGACCACTGCCATACGAGCATCAAGCATGAGTCTTACCGGGGCAATGCCAGCCCTGGAGCAGCAGCCCATGACTCCATCTCAGACTATGGCCCACAAGACAGCAGACCCACACCAATGCGGCGGGTCCCCGGCAGAGTTGGTGGTCGGGAGGGCATGAGGGGTCGGTCCCCTTCTCAGTATCatgatttttcagaaaaattgaagatgtctcctgggaggagcagaggcccaggggGAGACCCTCATCACATGAACCCCCACATGACCTTTTCAGAGAGGGCCAACAGGAGTTCTTTACACGCTCCCTTTTCTCCCAACTCAGAAAGCCTGGCCTCTGCTTATCACACAAACACTCGTGCTCATGCTTATGGAGACCCCAGTGCAGGTTTGAATTCTCAGCTCCATTATAAGAGACAGATGTACCAACAGCAGCAAGAGGAATATAAAGACTGGGGCAGCAGCTCTGCTCAGGGAGTAATCGCTGCGGCACAGCACAGGCAGGAGGGGCCGAGGAAGAGCCCGAGGCAGCAGCAGTTTCTTGACAGAGTCCGGAGCCCTCTAAAAAATGACAAAGACGGTATGATGTATGGCCCACCCATGGGGACGTACCATGACCCCAGTGGTCAGGAAGGTGGGCGCTGCCTCATGTCTAGTGATGGTCTGTCTAACAAAGGCATTGAGTTGAAGCATGGCTCCCAGAAGTTACAGCAAGAATCTTGTTGGGATCTTTCTCGGCAAACTTCTCCAGCCAAAAGCAGTGGTCCTCCAGGAATGTCCAGTCAAAAAAGGTATGGACCACCCCTGGAGACTGATGGACATGGACTAGCTGAGTCTACACAGTCATCCAAACCTAGTAACGTTATGCTAAGGCTTCCAGGTCAAGAGGATCATTCTTCTCAAAACCCCTTAATCATGAGAAGGCGTGTCCGTTCTTTTATCTCTCCCATCCCCAGTAAGAGACACTCACAAGATGTGAAGAACAGTAACCCTGAAGATAAAGGGCGCCTCCTTCACCCCTCAAAAGAAGGCGCTGATAAAGCATTCAACTCCTATGCCCATCTTTCTCACAGTCAGGATATCAAGTCTCTCCCCAAGAGGGAGTCCTCCAAGGACCTTCCAAGTCCCGACAGTAGGAACTGCCCTGCTGTCACTCTCACAAGTCCTGCTAAGACCAAAATACTGCCCCCACGGAAAGGACGGGGATTGAAACTGGAAGCTATAGTTCAGAAGATCACGTCCCCGAACATCAGGAGGAGTGCATCCTCAAACAGCGCGGAGGCTGGGGGAGACACGGTGACTCTCGATGACATACTGTCTTTGAAGAGTGGCCCTCCCGAAGGTGGAGGTGGTACTGTTCAGGAtgctgagatggagaagagaaaaggtgaGGTTGTATCTGACCTGGTCTGTCCGAAAAACCAGGAGTTGAACGTGGAAAAGCCTCTTGCAAGGTCTTCAGAGGAGTGGCGTGGTAGTGGGGACGACAAAGTGAAGACCGAGACACACCCCGATGCAATCACGGGTGGAAAGGAATCCTCTGGTGCCATGACATCGGCAACCTCACAGAAGCCTGGAAGTAACCAAGGGAGACCAGATGGCTCCCTGGGTGGGGCAGCACCTTTAATCTTTCCTGACTCAAAGAATGTACCTCCAGCGGGCGTATTGGTCTCTGAGGCAAAGGCAAACCCCAAGGCTGAAGAGAAGGAGAACGATACAGTGACGATTTCCCCCAAACAAGAGGGTTTCCCCCCGAAGGGATATTTTCcatcaggaaagaagaaggggagaCCCATTGGTAGTGTgaataagcaaaagaaacaacagcaGCCACCGCCTCCACCCCCTCAGCCCCCTCAGATACCAGAAGGTTCCGCAGATGGAGAGCCCAAGCCAAAAAAGCAgaggcaaagaagagagagaaggaagcctgGGGCACAGCCAAGGAAGCGGAAAACCAAACAGGCAGTTCCCATTGTAGAACCCCAAGAACCTGAGATCAAGCTAAAGTACGCCACCCAGCCACTGGATAAAACTGATGCCAAGAACAAGTCTTTTTTCCCTTACATCCATGTAGTAAACAAGTGTGAACTTGGAGCCGTTTGTACAATCATCAAtgcagaagaagaagaacagaCCAAATTGGTGAGGGGTCGGAAGGGTCCAAGGTCTCTGACCCCTCCACCCAGCAGCACTGAAAGCAAGGTGCTCCCAGCTTCGTCCTTTATGCTGCAGGGACCTGTTGTGACAGAGTCTTCTGTTATGGGGCACCTGGTTTGCTGTCTGTGTGGCAAATGGGCCAGTTACCGGAACATGGGCGACCTTTTTGGACCCTTTTATCCCCAAGATTATGCAGCCACTCTCCCGAAGAATCCGCCTCCTAAGAGAGCCATGGAAATGCAGAGCAAAGTGAAGGTACGGCACAAAAGCGCTTCGAATGGCTCCAAGACGGacactgaggaggaggaagagcagcagcagcagcagaaggagcagaggagCCTGGCCGCCCACCCCAGGTTTAAGCGGCGACACCGCTCTGAAGACTGTGGAGGAGGCCCTCGATCCCTGTCCAGGGGGCTCCCTTGTAAAAAAGCAACCACCGAGGGCAGCAGCGAAAAGACAGTTTTGGACTCAAAGCCCTCCGTGCCCACCACTTCAGAAGGCGGCCCTGAGCTGGAGTTACAAATCCCTGAACTACCTCTTGACAGCAATGAATTTTGGGTCCACGAGGGTTGTATTCTCTGGGCCAATGGAATCTACCTGGTCTGTGGCAGGCTCTATGGCCTGCAGGAAGCGCTGGAAATAGCCAGAGAGATG